Proteins from a single region of Argopecten irradians isolate NY chromosome 7, Ai_NY, whole genome shotgun sequence:
- the LOC138327663 gene encoding uncharacterized protein — MDNMEEDEIITAVCTIFICAGLHIFRQQRQGKRIWVRPWIQRREEKGAYNALLKEISLEDPISLRNFIRMDMTSFNQLLEMVDPYIRKKDTFMRNSIPPAERLALTLRFLATGDSYSSLQYLYRIPKNTTASIIPETCDAVYNALKDTFLKVPDTKAAWLSIAKDFEEKWDFPNCIGAMDGKHVAVKCPPKSGSTYFNYKNYFSIILIAIVDADYNFLYVDVGTNGRANDSGIFGRSSIKSLLENSENLPDPRPLPGRHVNMPYVIVGDDAFPLKDYLLKPFPNRHMDIEKRVFNYRLSRARRVVENVFGILASRFGFLQRALPLEPDKVTKCVLAACALHNFFRSKSSQVYTPEGSFDNQISSGEWRNESNNFVNMAQQGGNRNTTDARSIRDEFKDYFNTNGQVYWQWDLL, encoded by the exons ATGGACAACATGGAGGAAGATGAAATTATTACTGCTGTGTGCACAATTTTTATATGTGCTGGACTTCACATTTTTAGACAGCAAAGGCAAGGGAAAAGAATTTGGGTACGGCCATGGATTCAAAGGAGGGAGGAGAAAGGGGCATATAATGCATTATTGAAAGAAATTTCGTTAGAAGACCCAATAAGTTTGAGAAATTTCATCAGAATGGACATGACTTCATTCAACCAGCTACTAGAGATGGTAGATCCATACATAAGAAAGAAAGACACCTTCATGAGGAATTCGATACCACCAGCTGAGCGTTTGGCATTGACTCTAAGATTTTTGGCAACAG GAGACAGTTATTCATCTCTTCAATACTTGTACAGAATCCCAAAAAACACAACAGCTTCTATAATTCCAGAGACATGCGATGCAGTTTACAATGCTCTAAAGGATACCTTCCTGAAG GTACCTGACACCAAAGCTGCTTGGCTTTCAATTGCCAAAGACTTTGAAGAAAAATGGGATTTTCCTAATTGCATAGGTGCTATGGATGGAAAACATGTAGCAGTGAAATGCCCTCCCAAAAGTGGTTCTACATATTTCAATTACAAGAACTATTTCAGCATAATTCTGATTGCTATTGTTGATGCTGATTACAATTTCTTGTATGTTGATGTTGGTACAAACGGCAGAGCTAATGACAGTGGTATATTTGGACGTTCTTCAATCAAATCTTTATTAGAAAATTCTGAAAATCTGCCTGATCCAAGACCACTCCCTGGACGACATGTTAATATGCCTTACGTTATTGTCGGAGATGATGCTTTCCCACTTAAGGATTACCTTCTCAAGCCATTCCCAAATCGCCATATGGATATTGAGAAAAGAGTTTTCAATTACAGACTTTCTCGAGCAAGACGTGTTGTCGAAAATGTCTTTGGGATATTAGCTAGTAGATTTGGCTTTTTGCAGAGAGCTTTACCATTGGAACCAGATAAAGTAACCAAATGTGTTCTTGCTGCCTGTGCATTACATAATTTTTTCAGATCAAAATCAAGCCAGGTATATACACCTGAGGGGAGTTTTGATAACCAGATTTCATCAGGAGAATGGAGGAATGAGTCCAACAATTTCGTAAATATGGCACAGCAGGGTGGCAACAGAAACACAACAGATGCTCGTTCAATACGGGATGAATTTAAAGACTATTTCAACACCAATGGCCAAGTATATTGGCAATGGGACTTGCTTTGA
- the LOC138327664 gene encoding uncharacterized protein: MGPSIINIDTHVHVYVNMAAKKSEIFWTRENMEDLLHHYEAESELWDVSNSNYSKKDVRTRALERIKEVLGDTFSVDDINDKLKHVRSYYARELAKVTKSKKSGAGTAEVYKSKWAYFDTLDAFLRPQITPRKSVTNLDISSQDNTENEDEDDTISEESSGRQTPQQEICQPTPAKKRKNIGPTEVMAEAVSVLSQIKSRKVVQPTCTHENNDDEHESFAKYLSLQLKKVKDPRINNQLKLKIQSLIFDAQFEDSNPPQGPLSGQQQMTQYPYRSPTFSPGSQNVFSVPASTGSYSYSNQQ, translated from the exons ATGGGGCCCAGCATCATAAACAttgatacacatgtacatgtatatgtaaacatgGCTGCTAAAAAGTCGGAAATCTTTTGGACACGAGAAAACATGGAAGATCTTCTTCATCATTATGAAGCAGAATCCGAACTATGGGATGTTTCAAATTCCAATTATTCTAAGAAAGATGTCAGAACTAGAGCTTTAGAAAGAATAAAAGAAGTTTTGGGAGACACTTTCAGTG TTGATGACATCAATGACAAACTGAAACATGTGCGATCTTACTACGCACGGGAGCTTGCAAAAGTCACCAAATCTAAGAAAAGTGGTGCTGGTACCGCAGAAGTATACAAAAGTAAATGGGCATACTTCGACACCCTAGATGCATTTCTAAGACCACAAATAACACCCAGAAAATCAGTGACAAATTTG GACATAAGCTCTCAAGACAACACAGAAAATGAGGATGAAGATGATACCATATCAGAGGAGTCATCAGGTAGACAGACACCACAACAGGAAATATGTCAGCCAACTCCAGCaaagaagagaaaaaacatAGGTCCGACTGAAGTCATGGCAGAAGCCGTATCGGTTCTTTCTCAAATAAAATCAAGAAAAGTTGTCCaacctacatgtacacatgAAAACAATGATGATGAACATGAAAGTTTTGCGAAGTATTTATCATTGCAACTGAAAAAAGTAAAAGACCCGAGAATAAACAAccaattgaaattgaaaattcagAGCCTAATCTTTGATGCACAGTTTGAGGATAGTAATCCTCCACAAGGACCGTTATCCGGACAGCAACAGATGACACAATACCCCTATCGCAGTCCTACCTTCAGTCCTGGCTCACAAAATGTGTTCAGTGTTCCAGCATCTACTGGTTCATATTCCTATTCGAATCAACAGTAA